The sequence below is a genomic window from Theobroma cacao cultivar B97-61/B2 chromosome 6, Criollo_cocoa_genome_V2, whole genome shotgun sequence.
CAGCCAACATGGAGAGTGCCCTGGTTCCATTTACAAACAACAGCCTTAAATAACTGATGGaagaggcttaattcaacaaCAAATCAATGCTCGGAATAGAAAAGAATGTGTACATGATTATATACTCACGAAGTGACTAGGAAGAATACGAAGAATGTCATGCTTCGGAAGAAAACATAACGAGGAACAGATTTTCCATTGTAAGGataaaaaacagaaaagtGTCCAACCAGCACTGATACAGCAAGTGATGCAACAGATAAGAAGCCTAGAACAACAGTTGGGTCGGATGGATACTTGCAAATAATGTGATCACCTCCTGTGGAAATTTGTGGATTTCCAGAtggaggctgtaaaataataaaaaaagaacaaagaaatgaaaggaaacaaaaacgATATTCAGTTTGGTTGGCATCTTTGGCTAGCCATGTTTACCAAtcagaaagaagagaaactaAAAGTAATTTAGTTATGAGTTAAACGAAAGAACCTTTTTGTTTTCAGCTACTATTCCATAAATGAAGGATTTCACCCCAAATACTGCAACTGCATATGCCATTGTTTTTATTCTGATAGCCATCCTTTCAAGCAAAGCAATTCCAGACAAGGATAACAAGTTTTACAAGATTACCAGAGAGTGAAAAACTGTATAGTCACTGGTTATATATCAGTTGTTAGAGGTCATAGAAATCATCACATTCAGACATCATGGATATCACCGCTGCCTTTGCTTCGAGGAAACAGAGAAAACCTTGAAAAATCCGAACACTTTGTCCATATACATTAAGTCAACTAACAAATGCATGCTCATGTTTCAGACATATACATCATCAAATACCCGTGCTAATTTTTTATAGTCATTATTATTCCTTTCCTTTTAAAAGGTATTAAGCTTCAACCCTCCCTCTTCCTTGTACCTAATCAGATGtgcccaaaaaagaaaaaaaaaagaaaaatgattttttaagtTATCAATTAAACATAGAAATGGTTACGTGTTCCCTGTTGTAATGGGTTTTGTTTATAGATCTTGAGTATGATGTCCTTGTTTCAATTCATGAATTAATGACTGAACACTAACAAAGCAAATATATTTACTTGGAACCAATTAGATTCTCATTTAGGCCTACCGATCCTTTTCTTTGGGCTTTTTTTTGTTCGACCTATTTTTACATGGATTTAAATCTTAGTCCAATTAAGATTTGGATCATGTGGGCTTTGGTAACCTAAAATGAATTCAAGTTAATGGGATAGAAAAGGgttatatttgatgtattaaaggtgtataatttttatatattgtcaaatcatcaaatgatgtcatgtcattataaaaataaatttaaaacttttaaaaatttaaaattaaatatttataatttttttttaaaaaaacatataaaagttGCACAATTTTGTGGAACTTTCTCTTAATGGAAGAAGAGGAGGAGAATGTTAGAGTAATAATCttaatgtaattaaaattcaaGAGGGGGGTGAATTGATGTAAGCATTATTGGTAATACattcaagaaaaatcaaatgatattattgtaaattgaAGTTCTAATCATGTTGAAGAGTTATGAAAGATCAAGCAATTAGAGTTTATATTCCAAATTCATAGGAATGTTTTTCATCCAAATTAGATTCAAGTTACTATCTTATTGGTATAAGATACCAATAAATACCCCAAAATTTGTtctgtcttttttttctttttgaaacgAAAACAAAACTCTAATTCAATGAAACTTTTTATTCGAAACTTTTAGCGATTTGCTTACTCAAAGGAATTACTAAATGAAATTTCTTTCTGAATGCAGCCAGCTGGGTAGCGAGTCAGGAATAAGATTATTACGACACAAATTTATGAGGTGGGAGAAGAATACTTGAAAATGAACTACTATGGTTTGAAAAGAATGGTTGAGGCACTTGCTCTTTTCCTCCAACTATCTGATTCAAAAGGATTGTAAACATTACCTGGGATACAAAGTATTGAAGGTACAAGACCTCGAAAAGTAAAAGTTTTTTTAGTATTCTAAAGAGACAATGGGTCTAGTTTGAAAGCTATCTGTTTCTTTGTCTTGAAATGTAGGTTAATTTAGTCATGAAAAAGTAGTTGAAAATGTATACAACACAATGACATCTCATTTTATCTctgttctttcctttttcattagCATTACTAAGATTGCTAATTGTCGTAGCTCCAAACATTTATGGATGATTGATTATACTTACTTCCAAATGAATATGgacttattttcaattttttatgtagaatttttttattttatatgcaGCAAGTTTTGAGCagaatttttcattttgttcttGTTAATTCATCTTATGTCCAACAAATAAGAATGTCAACGGGTAGGGTACTTGCTAATTTTGAGGTATCTGAATCCGAACTCGATTAGCAAATGACATACTCGAACTCTATAATTAcccaaatattttttaaatatacttCCCTAACCCGAACCCCAATACATACCTACTACCCGATAATTATACGAACTCATTTAAAAACCCGATTATAtacgaaaattattaaaatgctTTTCGTGGATACCAAATTACCCGAACCCGAATTCGTACCTGTATTTATAgacaataatattttcatttatattcCATATAATtcactaataattaaatttataaaagcaTAGAAGctataacatttaaatttaaataatcaaaagtaaatatctcaaatatcaacttaaataactaaaaacaaatatccaAATAACAACTTAAACAACATTACaagtttaattaactatatgggtttgttattaattacatgaaattaaaaaaaataactaggTTCCAAAACTGTTCTAAcctcacaatttttttttaagtatatattttataagtttatataaacaaaggcatatttattacaattaataattttataagttataatttttgtaacgttaatataaaataaaaagtaaatatgcttatttatttaaagtatatatactaatagtatatatataatagtaattatattctttataaattaacacaatatataaagtatatgTATTAAAAGATAGGGTAAAATACCCCAACCCTCCTAAGTTTTAGTCAAAATTTCAAGCGAgtccattagtttttaaaatggaTACTCTACCCCAAAAATATAGACATTGTTAATAGAGATTAGGAAAAAACTAAAAtgtcctttctttttttattaatttaaaaaattattattatattttaaaaaaattaaagaaaaaatgctCCCTAAGAAAAGGGAGCACCAGTggaagttttttttaattaatgaaaaaataaaaaataataaaattatataatagtaattttaaaaattaatcaacgataaaattatctttttactcttaccACGACAGCAAGttgacaaaaatattaatggtTGACTAACGGCTGGACCTACGTGTCTAgcgaaaaatagttttttgcTACGGTgtctattttgaaaactaatagacCCCGTGTAATTACAATCAAAACTTAGGAGGGCAAGGGTATTTTACCCTAAAAGatattacaaattaattaataatcatagtttcgtgaattaatttaattaacaatatagatttgtatttaattacataaaattaaaaaaaaacataatcgACTACCTAAGGGGTGGTGCCCGAACCCTACCCAAACCCGATTATAAAGTGCCCTAAACTTATATAATTGGGTTGGTACCCATGGGTACCTTGTAATAGGGTACCCATTACCATCCTTACCAACGAATAGGCCAAAAAAGTGTTAAGCATCATTGAAAGTGTAGTACCCTATAccttgatatggtggctaacaatgctagttt
It includes:
- the LOC18595532 gene encoding uncharacterized protein LOC18595532, whose product is MAYAVAVFGVKSFIYGIVAENKKLQPPSGNPQISTGGDHIICKYPSDPTVVLGFLSVASLAVSVLVGHFSVFYPYNGKSVPRYVFFRSMTFFVFFLVTSYLRLLFVNGTRALSMLAAGMLFWVTITELLHLADNVHQDMNTTCPTAQSGLFGGAAFLALSASLFWLICLMLADDVRTEYFEEQEDRQAEAFTTDYYAKQQGEV